The following proteins are co-located in the Maridesulfovibrio sp. genome:
- a CDS encoding alpha/beta hydrolase, whose product MSIVFVGGWATSAQQYPLLSDSARFLIPFTGFKPDELPELLGEGGDVLVGWSTGAHMLLKDCRHLFKLYGKVILIAPFLSFTDSFPVRLVRGMIAGMESDPAAVVSSFHDNCGETNPPAYDPADRSSLIAGLEYLVSSKIETEGFFHLPNCTMIHGSKDRIVRSKAFEKLTAVIEGADVINVEGGHKISETQLMSIIKG is encoded by the coding sequence ATGAGTATAGTTTTTGTCGGTGGCTGGGCTACCTCAGCGCAGCAGTATCCATTATTGTCCGATTCTGCGCGATTTTTGATTCCTTTTACAGGTTTTAAGCCGGACGAATTGCCGGAATTACTTGGTGAGGGCGGTGATGTGCTGGTGGGCTGGTCTACCGGGGCACACATGCTTTTGAAGGATTGCCGCCATTTATTTAAATTATATGGAAAGGTCATCTTGATTGCTCCCTTTTTATCGTTTACCGACTCTTTTCCCGTACGGCTGGTTCGGGGGATGATAGCCGGAATGGAGAGCGACCCTGCGGCAGTTGTAAGCTCTTTTCATGATAATTGCGGTGAAACAAATCCGCCTGCCTATGACCCGGCAGATCGTAGTTCACTGATTGCCGGACTTGAATACCTTGTCTCTTCCAAGATCGAGACGGAAGGATTTTTTCATTTGCCTAATTGTACCATGATTCATGGCTCAAAGGACCGCATTGTCCGTAGTAAAGCTTTTGAAAAGCTTACAGCTGTCATTGAGGGGGCGGATGTCATTAATGTAGAGGGCGGGCATAAAATTTCTGAAACACAATTAATGAGTATCATCAAGGGATAG
- a CDS encoding CBS and ACT domain-containing protein produces the protein MLVGDWMTEEVITLMPGAPIIDAIEMMRDAGIRQIPVTEASGLVVGIVSDRDVRDAMPSKFLPGDNTAGNGDGLMGLKIKDIMTHDPYIVSPDTCMEVAAEILLEKKIGGLPVVDEFGLVGIVTEVDIYRFLTTVTGVSKGSSQFAFVLEDTASALEELLSDMWARGLRLSTVFTSYEGVEQGSRRVFIWVQKLDDDVVESLVVHLKKTYNFKYHVHRGETYKNEF, from the coding sequence ATGTTAGTAGGCGATTGGATGACAGAAGAGGTGATTACCCTTATGCCTGGTGCACCCATAATCGACGCTATTGAAATGATGCGTGATGCTGGAATCAGACAGATACCTGTGACTGAAGCATCAGGCCTTGTCGTAGGAATTGTCTCTGATAGGGATGTGCGTGACGCAATGCCCTCCAAGTTTTTACCAGGAGATAATACTGCTGGAAACGGTGACGGCTTGATGGGACTTAAGATCAAAGACATCATGACTCATGATCCGTATATCGTTTCTCCGGACACCTGCATGGAAGTCGCTGCCGAAATTCTCCTTGAAAAGAAAATCGGTGGCTTGCCTGTTGTTGACGAGTTTGGTCTGGTCGGTATTGTTACTGAGGTAGATATTTATCGGTTTTTGACCACTGTAACCGGAGTAAGTAAAGGCAGTTCCCAGTTTGCTTTTGTGCTTGAAGATACCGCCAGCGCCCTTGAGGAATTATTGAGTGATATGTGGGCAAGGGGATTAAGGCTTTCTACTGTTTTTACTTCGTATGAAGGTGTTGAACAGGGCTCTCGCCGTGTCTTTATCTGGGTTCAGAAGCTTGATGATGATGTTGTTGAATCTTTAGTTGTACACCTGAAAAAAACGTATAACTTTAAGTATCATGTTCATCGAGGCGAGACGTACAAGAATGAATTTTAA
- a CDS encoding methyltransferase domain-containing protein — protein sequence MKQRIRQCFGKAASSYSKAASVQRVVARNCAALCPEEYFRNVLDIGSGVGFLHDELRERISCGNYVSLDLVRPMLMEQNNSGAFLVAADGEELPFAAERFDLLVSSSAMQWYGAPETTIPRSFEVLKSGGRFAVAIFTHGTLAELADVSARTGFGSVKELKPNSFYKELFYSMSGLKVDYASEEHVVFFPSVKHFLKQHKMTGAVASSENLSWGREKYRRFVEEYENLYRGESGIKASYKVFFAYGRKL from the coding sequence GTGAAACAAAGGATTCGCCAATGTTTCGGCAAAGCTGCTTCCAGCTATAGCAAGGCCGCTTCAGTACAACGTGTGGTTGCGCGAAATTGTGCAGCACTGTGTCCGGAAGAATACTTCCGTAATGTTCTGGATATAGGCTCGGGAGTCGGTTTTCTTCATGATGAACTCAGGGAACGCATTTCTTGCGGTAATTATGTTTCGCTGGATTTGGTAAGGCCGATGCTCATGGAGCAGAATAATTCCGGAGCATTTCTTGTCGCTGCGGATGGCGAAGAATTGCCTTTTGCCGCTGAGAGATTTGATTTGCTGGTAAGTTCGTCTGCCATGCAATGGTATGGTGCGCCGGAGACAACTATACCGCGCAGTTTTGAGGTCCTGAAGTCCGGTGGAAGGTTTGCCGTAGCTATTTTCACACACGGAACACTTGCGGAACTGGCTGATGTGAGTGCTAGAACCGGATTCGGTTCGGTAAAGGAGCTTAAACCAAATTCATTTTATAAGGAACTTTTCTACAGTATGTCAGGTTTAAAGGTGGATTACGCAAGTGAGGAGCATGTAGTGTTCTTCCCTTCCGTAAAACACTTCCTGAAACAGCATAAGATGACCGGAGCTGTTGCTTCCAGTGAGAATCTCTCATGGGGGCGGGAAAAATACCGCCGGTTCGTTGAAGAGTACGAGAATTTATACAGGGGAGAATCAGGAATAAAAGCCAGTTACAAGGTGTTTTTTGCTTACGGGCGGAAATTGTAG